One Pygocentrus nattereri isolate fPygNat1 chromosome 12, fPygNat1.pri, whole genome shotgun sequence DNA window includes the following coding sequences:
- the LOC108414211 gene encoding macrophage mannose receptor 1-like, which produces MDQTWVSIIFFSSAVCGVSAYVPRQYVFVNESKNWTEAQSYCRQNYTDLATISNMEEMKKLNSTLNTLKNAPNSSVWIGLKKGLMGNGYGLLQMEISIEVETRTETGGVENLTMGGTKGTTVCGVSAYVPRQYVFVNESKPWTEAQSYCRQNYTDLATISNMEEMKKLNATLNNKPRSPAWIGLARGDTGKWLWSLADRGFYEEGDTYRNWNSGPPKEPNNDGGNEYCVGMFMDSGNWFDVKCNDIYTSVCYDEKKTSTKRYVFINETKNWYDAQSYCREHHTDLVSVRNQTENQLIFNISKNSSNSDRVWIGLFNDSWQWSDQSDSSFRYWMSGPENYAQGEMCAAVFEQGYWNNVACNNKLPFICYENKLILIKQNLTWREALRYCRDNHVDLVSVHSEEIQLWVKEVSQNASTELVWLGLRHTCTPGFWYWLNVSPMCYQNWAPGNGTGGEDCSPVERTGAVQARGGQQWVSLPEDHKLNFICLTYEG; this is translated from the exons aTGGATCAGACATGGGTCTCCATCATCTTCTTTTCCTCAG CTGTCTGTGGCGTATCTGCATACGTTCCTCGTCAGTATGTCTTTGTGAATGAGAGTAAAAACtggactgaagctcagagctaCTGCAGACAGAACTACACTGACCTGGCCACCATCAGTAACATGGAGGAGATGAAGAAGCTCAATTCTACtctaaacacactgaaaaatgcaCCCAACAGCTCTGTTTGGATCGGCCTAAAAAAGGGGTTGATGGGAAATGGCTATGGTCTCTTGCAGATGGAAATTTCTATAGAGGTGGAGACACGTACAGAAACTGGAGGAGTGGAGAACCTGACAATGGGGGGAACAAAGGGGACGA CTGTCTGTGGTGTATCTGCATACGTTCCTCGTCAGTATGTCTTTGTGAATGAGAGTAAACCCtggactgaagctcagagctaCTGCAGACAGAACTACACTGACCTGGCCACCATCAGTAACATGGAGGAGATGAAGAAGCTGAATGCTACTCTGAACAACAAACCTAGAAGCCCTGCTTGGATCGGCCTAGCCAGAGGGGACACTGGGAAATGGCTGTGGTCTCTAGCAGATAGAGGTTTCTACGAGGAAGGAGACACTTACCGAAACTGGAATAGTGGTCCCCCGAAAGAACCGAACAATGATGGGGGGAATGAATACTGTGTTGGGATGTTTATGGACAGTGGAAActggtttgatgtcaaatgtAATGACATATACACTTCTGTGTGTTATGATG AAAAGAAGACGAGCACTAAAAGATACGTGTTCATTAATGAGACAAAGAACTGGTACGATGCTCAGAGCTACTGCAGAGAACATCACACAGACCTGGTCAGTGTGAGGAACCAGACGGAGAACCAGCTGATCTTTAATATATCAAAAAACTCTTCAAATTCTGATCGCGTTTGGATCGGCCTGTTCAACGACTCCTGGCAGTGGTCGGATCAGAGCGACTCCTCATTCAGATACTGGATGTCTGGTCCAGAGAATTATGCTCAAGGAGAAATGTGTGCTGCAGTGTTTGAGCAGGGCTACTGGAATAATGTGGCCTGCAACAACAAGCTGCCGTTCATCTGCTATGAGA ATAAGCTGATCTTGATCAAGCAGAATCTGACCTGGAGAGAAGCTCTCAGATACTGCAGAGATAATCATGTGGACCTGGTCTCAGTTCACTCTGAGGAGATCCAGCTCTGGGTGAAGGAGGTTTCACAGAACGCCTCCACTGAACTTGTGTGGTTGGGTCTGCGTCACACCTGCACTCCGGGTTTCTGGTACTGGTTGAATGTTTCACCTATGTGCTACCAGAACTGGGCTCCAGGTAACGGGACAGGAGGAGAAGACTGCAGCCCTGTAGAGAGAACCGGAGCGGTGCAGGCTAGAGGAGGTCAGCAGTGGGTCAGCCTGCCTGAGGACCACAAACTCAACTTCATCTGCCTCACCTATGAAGGATAG
- the LOC108414215 gene encoding macrophage mannose receptor 1-like, with protein sequence MDLKWVSVLFLISAVCGVSAYVPHRYHFVNESKNWTEAQSYCRQIYTDLATISNMEEMKKLNAILKDKTSSFVWIGLGRGNAGKWLWSLADGRFYREGDTYRNWNNKEPNNYAGKQYYVAMKKDAGTWTDESCDQSYTFVCFDKNKTNTERHIFINEKKSWHDAQSYCRELYTDLASVRNQTENKEIWESVNHSITDGVWIGLFNDSWTWSDQSNASFRYWPSNQPFSQDWQQNCTAVSMTDQGLWHDVKCGTQIPFVCHENQLILINQNLTWREALRYCKDNHVDLVSVHSEEIQLWVKEVAQNASTEHVWLGLRHTCTLSFWFWVSGESVCYQNWAPGNGTGGEDCSPVERTGAVQARGGQQWVSLPEDQKCNFICLTYEG encoded by the exons atgGATCTGAAATgggtttctgttcttttcctcATCTcag CTGTCTGTGGCGTATCTGCATACGTTCCTCATCGGTATCACTTTGTGAATGAAAGTAAAAACtggactgaagctcagagctaCTGCAGACAGATCTACACTGATCTGGCCACCATCAGTAACATGGAGGAGATGAAGAAGCTGAATGCTATTCTGAAAGATAAAACTAGTAGCTTTGTTTGGATTGGTCTAGGCAGAGGGAATGCTGGGAAATGGCTGTGGTCCCTAGCAGATGGAAGGTTCTACAGGGAGGGAGACACTTACCGAAACTGGAACAATAAAGAGCCAAACAATTATGCGGGGAAACAATACTATGTTGCAATGAAGAAAGATGCTGGAACCTGGACTGATGAAAGCTGTGATCAGTCATatacttttgtgtgttttgaca aaaacaagacaaacacTGAGAGACACATATTTATCAATGAGAAAAAGAGCTGGCATGACGCTCAGAGCTACTGCAGAGAACTTTACACAGACCTGGCCAGTGTGAGGAACCAGACGGAGAACAAAGAGATCTGGGAATCTGTAAACCATTCAATCACTGATGGGGTTTGGATCGGCCTCTTCAACGACTCATGGACATGGTCAGATCAGAGTAACGCCTCATTCAGATACTGGCCATCTAACCAGCCATTTAGTCAGGATTGGCAGCAGAACTGTACTGCAGTATCTATGACTGACCAGGGTCTCTGGCATGATGTGAAGTGCGGAACACAAATCCCCTTCGTCTGCCATGAGA ATCAGCTGATCTTGATCAATCAGAATCTGACCTGGAGAGAAGCTCTGAGATACTGCAAAGATAATCATGTGGATCTGGTCTCAGTTCACTCTGAGGAGATCCAGCTCTGGGTGAAGGAGGTGGCGCAGAACGCCTCCACTGAACATGTGTGGCTGGGTCTGCGTCACACCTGCACCCTCAGCTTCTGGTTCTGGGTGAGTGGAGAGTCTGTCTGCTACCAGAACTGGGCTCCAGGTAACGGGACAGGAGGAGAAGACTGCAGCCCTGTAGAGAGAACCGGAGCGGTGCAGGCTAGAGGAGGTCAGCAGTGGGTCAGCCTGCCTGAGGACCAGAAATGCAACTTCATCTGCCTCACCTATGAAGGTTAG
- the LOC108414214 gene encoding macrophage mannose receptor 1-like — protein MEKKWVSVLFLISAVCGVSAYVPHRYHFVNESKNWTEAQSYCRQNYTDLATISKMEEMKKLNATLNEKARSFVWIGLDRGDTGKWLWSLADESFYKGEDTYRNWNSGEPNNLGRNQYCVAMNKEPGTINNGTWTDEECDKQYTFVCFDKNKTNTDRYILINETKSWSKAQSYCRENYTDLTSVRNQTENQQIWNFAKYSISSCVWIGLFNDSWKWSDQSDSSFRFWTSGQPDNQGGNEKCTLVSMTDQGQWHDVGCGTTNPFICLQNQLILIKQYLTWREALRYCKDNHVDLVSVHSEEIQLWVKEVAQNASTEHVWLGLRHTCTLSFWFWMSGESVCYQNWAPGNGTGGEDCSPVERTGAVQARGGQQWVSLPEDHKLNFICLSYEN, from the exons atgGAGAAGAAATGGGTTTCTGTCCTCTTCCTCATCTcag CTGTCTGTGGTGTATCTGCATATGTTCCTCATCGGTATCACTTTGTGAATGAGAGTAAAAACtggactgaagctcagagctaCTGCAGACAGAACTACACTGATCTGGCCACCATCAGTAAAATGGAGGAGATGAAGAAGCTGAATGCTACTCTGAATGAGAAAGCTAGAAGCTTTGTTTGGATCGGTCTGGACAGAGGGGACACTGGGAAATGGCTCTGGTCTCTAGCAGATGAAAGTTTCTATAAGGGGGAAGACACTTACCGAAACTGGAACAGTGGAGAGCCAAACAATTTAGGGCGAAATCAATACTGCGTTGCAATGAATAAAGAACCTGGAACGATTAATAACGGAACCtggactgatgaagaatgtgatAAACAATatacttttgtgtgttttgaca AAAACAAGACGAACACTGATAGATACATATTGATTAATGAGACAAAGAGTTGGAGTAAGGCTCAGAGCTACTGcagagaaaattacacagatctGACCAGTGTGAGGAACCAGACGGAGAACCAACAAATCTGGAATTTTGCTAAATATTCAATCAGTTCGTGTGTTTGGATCGGCCTGTTCAACGACTCCTGGAAGTGGTCAGATCAGAGTGACTCCTCTTTCAGATTCTGGACGTCTGGCCAGCCAGATAATCAGGGTGGAAATGAGAAGTGTACTCTAGTGTCTATGACTGACCAGGGTCAATGGCATGATGTGGGCTGTGGAACAACAAACCCATTCATCTGCCTTCAGA ATCAGCTGATCTTGATCAAGCAGTATCTGACCTGGAGAGAAGCTCTGAGATACTGCAAAGATAATCATGTGGATCTGGTCTCAGTTCACTCTGAGGAGATCCAGCTCTGGGTGAAGGAGGTGGCGCAGAACGCCTCCACTGAACATGTGTGGCTGGGTCTGCGTCACACCTGCACCCTCAGCTTCTGGTTCTGGATGAGTGGAGAGTCTGTCTGCTACCAGAACTGGGCTCCAGGTAACGGGACAGGAGGAGAAGACTGCAGCCCTGTAGAGAGAACCGGAGCGGTGCAGGCTAGAGGAGGTCAGCAGTGGGTCAGCCTGCCTGAGGACCACAAACTCAACTTCATCTGCCTCAGCTATGAAA ATTGA